The Bacillus carboniphilus genome contains a region encoding:
- a CDS encoding phosphatidylglycerophosphatase A family protein has product MTEQRNLDKVGKSARDLLKKRGVEATDIAELVYYLQHKYHEELEMDECLENVERVLSKREVHNAILTGVQLDLLAEEGKLMEPLQSIIDTDEGLYGVDEILAFSIVNLYGSIGFTNYGYIDKQKPGILEKLNDKSSGNCHTFLDDIVGAIAAVASSRLAHRNENVE; this is encoded by the coding sequence ATGACTGAACAAAGAAATTTAGATAAAGTTGGAAAATCAGCTCGAGATTTATTAAAGAAACGAGGAGTGGAAGCAACAGATATAGCGGAGCTTGTCTATTATCTGCAACACAAATATCATGAAGAATTAGAGATGGATGAATGCCTTGAAAATGTAGAGAGAGTTTTATCTAAACGAGAAGTCCATAATGCCATCTTAACGGGAGTACAACTCGACCTTCTGGCAGAGGAAGGAAAATTAATGGAGCCTCTACAATCCATTATCGATACAGATGAAGGATTATATGGGGTAGATGAAATTTTAGCCTTTTCCATCGTTAATTTATATGGTTCAATCGGTTTCACCAATTACGGTTATATTGATAAACAAAAACCTGGAATTTTAGAGAAGCTTAATGATAAATCTTCAGGTAATTGCCATACATTTTTAGATGATATTGTTGGTGCTATCGCAGCTGTTGCATCTAGTAGACTTGCACACCGCAATGAAAACGTAGAGTAA